From a region of the Haematobia irritans isolate KBUSLIRL chromosome 4, ASM5000362v1, whole genome shotgun sequence genome:
- the LOC142235385 gene encoding uncharacterized protein LOC142235385, giving the protein MKFPFLLPKSDPFVKVMINHFHQSNYHAGPRALVSLIQQQFWIINCRSLARQVVYSCIHCTKYKPKLLTQVMGNLPKDRVSGSRPFQVVGVDFAGPIATYLRIRGKTPYKSYIAVFVCFATKAVHLEAVSDLSSDAFIAALKRFIGRRGLPSKIYCDNATNFIGAESKLKEFHKQFHLEETKSKIESFSVSKHIQFIFIPPRAPHFGGLWEAAVKSAKGHLFRTLPNARLTFEELSTALVEIEAVMNSRPISPASTDPNDLQALTPGHFLIGCPLLSLPERTNFDSDISHLQSWQRISAVKSHFWRRWHKEYLAQLQHRHKWQTPQQELDVNDMVIVHEDNVPPMKWITGRVTNIVPGADGYARVADVRTPTNLLRRPVAKLAKLPID; this is encoded by the coding sequence ATGAAGTTTCCATTCCTCCTGCCTAAATCTGACCCATTTGTTAAAGTTATGATAAACCATTTTCACCAATCAAATTACCACGCTGGCCCTAGAGCTCTGGTGTCGttaatacaacaacaattctggaTCATCAATTGTCGCTCGTTAGCAAGACAAGTGGTTTATAGCTGTATACATTGCACTAAATATAAGCCAAAGCTTTTGACTCAGGTGATGGGAAATTTGCCAAAGGATCGTGTATCTGGCTCTCGCCCATTCCAGGTTGTTGGTGTTGACTTTGCTGGTCCGATTGCAACGTATCTCAGAATTAGAGGAAAAACGCCGTACAAATCGTATATAGCTGTTTTTGTCTGTTTTGCGACAAAAGCAGTCCACCTCGAAGCCGTTTCCGACCTTTCAAGTGATGCTTTCATAGCAGCTCTCAAGCGGTTTATTGGTCGAAGAGGTCTCCCATCCAAAATATATTGCGATAATGCTACAAACTTTATTGGCGCTGAGTCAAAATTAAAGGAATTCCACAAACAATTCCACTTAGAagaaacaaaatccaaaattgaATCATTTTCTGTCTCGAAACATATTCAATTTATATTTATCCCTCCAAGAGCACCACATTTTGGCGGGTTATGGGAGGCGGCGGTCAAATCGGCTAAGGGTCACTTGTTTCGCACTCTTCCAAATGCACGACTCACATTTGAAGAATTATCCACAGCCTTAGTGGAAATAGAGGCCGTTATGAATTCTCGCCCAATTTCTCCAGCTTCAACTGACCCGAATGATCTTCAAGCCCTTACACCgggacattttttaattggttgcccTTTACTCAGTTTAccagaaagaacaaattttgactCAGATATCTCCCATTTGCAATCATGGCAAAGAATTTCTGCAGTGAAATCACATTTCTGGCGCAGGTGGCATAAAGAATATTTGGCTCAACTTCAACATCGTCATAAATGGCAAACCCCGCAGCAAGAGCTAGATGTCAATGATATGGTAATCGTCCATGAAGATAATGTCCCACCGATGAAATGGATCACTGGCCGTGTAACAAACATTGTCCCAGGTGCTGATGGTTATGCTAGAGTTGCTGATGTGCGAACTCCAACTAATCTACTCAGACGTCCAGtggcaaagttggcgaaattacCAATTGATTGA
- the LOC142235386 gene encoding uncharacterized protein LOC142235386 — protein sequence MPNGEEITQPSPSLEELKQRRASSKGSMTRIKNVVEGKNILSHTELECRLGIIESYYKQASYYQNQIERLSPLDDGRADIDELYITIKTKILDLIGSGRRHSVTEQSFSVPQHSSSRLPNLKLPKFDGKYLEYKNFINTFNNLVHKDPNIPVTEKFNHLLSCLSGEALSTIKAFQVTDENYQSALDRLKERYDNDTLIFLENVTSMFEISKSSKPVPKQLRNIVDTISALYSSLKSLGSYEQICDAFIIHLAMSKVDPETKKKWDEFIDYSKLPSWTDCCSMLDRRCQQLDAQCRRTSKQQNPSTSSNYSHNNQPSKQHSLLAKNMTQEIICNHCSKSGHFITTCQRFIVLTPNQRMEQAKQQKLCLNCLAKGHMYMQCPSRYSCRFCKQKHHSLLHKQEEQEETPTTSSASTHGTFRQNSDSQISNVILATALVLIRDSEGNFRMGRALLDSCSQVNFITESFSNSLNLRKSKNPIDILGIGASGVKVSYKTQSTVRSRLNNFELSLDFLISPKITGYHPDENLSITDFNLPNNIELADPEFHRRRGIDMLLGAESFFSLLSVGQIRLGENLPTLQKTLLGWIVSGKYTSNHLNRPSKTSYVVSEDIFSKINNNVEMLWKLESVEGKRQPFSLEQQECENHFIKNEDPMVLGDSRDIALRRFLSIERKLNKNSELKEQYSKFMKEYEELGHMSPIEEKSISSPNYYIPHHCVLRPQSVSTKLRVVFDASCKSSSQLSLNDIMMVGSTIQNQLLITLLRFRCHRYGLTADIEKMYRQVLVHPDDRHLQLILWRDHSTSPIKTYTLNTVTYGTASAPYLAIRSLHYAAEQFPNSHECGKAVVTKDFYVDDMITGADDLHTLQLIKKEVTEILTHSNFSLSKWHSNCPNLNLIDTGIKEVRIDDDYTSTLGISWYTSDDTFRFEFRPSKSYSHNTKRTILSLTSTLFDPMGLISPLIIKSKNLLQKLWILKCDWDESVPQEIDSAWTNILADYHNLPQLKISRFIRLTNLIDLQVHGFGDASTKAYGCCLYFRCIDSFGNVVTNLVASKSRVVPLKTRSLPRPKSCRLSVTRLLSYRTGEF from the exons atgccAAACGGTGAAGAAATAACACAGCCAAGCCCATCGCTTGAAGAATTAAAACAGCGTCGTGCCTCATCGAAAGGTAGTATGACCcgaatcaaaaatgttgtcgaaggaaaaaatatattgtctCATACTGAGTTAGAATGTCGATTAGGCATTATTGAGTCATACTACAAACAGGCTTCGTATTATCAGAACCAAATTGAAAGGCTGTCTCCTCTAGACGATGGTAGGGCTGATATAGATGAACTTTACATCACTATTAAgaccaaaattttagatctgaTTGGTAGTGGTAGACGGCATAGTGTTACTGAACAATCTTTTTCTGTCCCTCAACACTCATCAAGTCGTCTTCCTAACTTGAAACTTCCCAAGTTTGATGGAAAGTATTtagaatacaaaaattttataaatacttTCAACAATTTAGTCCATAAGGACCCAAATATTCCAGTGACGGAAAAATTCAACCATTTACTTTCGTGTCTCAGTGGTGAGGCCTTATCAACAATTAAAGCGTTTCAAGTCACAGATGAAAACTATCAGAGTGCCCTCGACAGACTCAAAGAGAGGTACGATAATGACACActgatatttttggaaaacgtaACATCAATGTTTGAAATTTCTAAATCAAGTAAACCTGTCCCAAAGCAATTAAGAAATATTGTAGACACTATATCAGCCCTTTATAGTTCTCTGAAATCACTTGGCTCATATGAACAAATTTGTGACGCATTCATAATTCATTTGGCAATGAGCAAAGTTGACCctgaaacaaaaaagaaatgggATGAGTTTATTGATTACTCGAAATTACCTTCGTGGACTGATTGCTGCTCTATGTTGGACAGACGTTGTCAACAACTCGATGCACAGTGCCGAAGAACATCTAAACAACAAAACCCATCTACCTCAtcgaattattcacataataatCAACCATCGAAGCAACACTCATTGCTGGCGAAAAATATGACTCAAGAAATAATTTGCAATCATTGCTCAAAATCTGGTCATTTTATAACAACTTGTCAACGATTCATTGTTTTGACTCCAAATCAACGAATGGAGcaagcaaaacaacaaaaactttgTCTCAACTGTCTTGCAAAGGGACACATGTATATGCAGTGTCCATCTCGATATTCATGCagattttgtaaacaaaaacatcACTCGCTTTTACATAAGCAAGAGGAGCAAGAAGAAACTCCGACTACGTCATCTGCCTCAACTCACggtacatttcgacaaaattctgaCTCACAAATAAGTAATGTTATTTTAGCGACTGCTTTGGTTTTAATTCGAGATTCTGAGGGGAATTTTAGAATGGGGAGAGCACTTCTTGATTCTTGCTCTCAAGTAAATTTCATAACGGAATCTTTCTCAAATTCACTCAATTTAcggaaatcgaaaaatcctatagatattttgggaaTTGGTGCTTCTGGTGTAAAAGTTTCATACAAAACACAAAGTACTGTCCGATCTCGATTAAATAATTTCGAATTGTCCCTCGATTTCTTAATTTCCCCAAAGATAACTGGGTATCATCCTGATGAGAATTTATCGATAACGGATTTCAATCTACCCAACAACATTGAATTAGCTGACCCTGAATTCCATCGTAGGCGTGGTATCGATATGTTACTTGGTGCCGagtcatttttctcacttctttCTGTGGGACAAATTCGTCTTGGGGAAAATCTACCGACTTTACAGAAGACACTGTTAGGGTGGATTGTTTCCGGAAAATATACAAGTAATCATTTGAATCGACCTTCAAAAACAAGTTATGTTGTCTCAGaagatatattttcaaaaatcaataataatgtTGAAATGTTATGGAAATTAGAATCTGTTGAAGGCAAACGCCAACCATTTTCATTGGAACAACAGGAATGCGAAaatcatttcattaaaaat GAAGACCCAATGGTTCTTGGTGATTCAAGAGACATAGCTCTTCGTcgttttctttctattgaacgaaaattaaataaaaattctgaattGAAGGAACAGTACTCAAAGTTTATGAAAGAATATGAAGAGCTAGGACATATGTCTCCAATAGAAGAAAAATCGATTTCTTCTCCAAACTATTACATTCCCCATCATTGTGTTTTACGACCTCAAAGTGTCTCGACCAAACTTCGTGTGGTTTTTGACGCATCATGCAAATCCTCATCTCAATTGTCTCTTAACGATATCAtgatggttggttccacaattcAAAATCAGTTACTAATAACTTTGCTGCGCTTCAGATGTCATAGGTATGGCCTTACAGccgatattgaaaaaatgtatcggCAGGTATTGGTCCATCCTGATGATAGACATTTGCAACTGATTTTATGGCGTGATCATTCTACCAGTCCGATTAAAACATATACCCTGAATACTGTCACATATGGAACTGCATCTGCCCCATATTTAGCAATACGAAGTCTTCATTATGCCGCAGAACAATTTCCCAATTCTCACGAATGTGGCAAGGCTGTTGTCACAAAAGATTTCTATGTTGATGATATGATTACTGGTGCTGATGATTTGCATACATTGCAACTCATCAAAAAGGAGGTAACAGAAATATTGACTCATTCAAATTTCTCTCTCTCAAAATGGCATAGTAACTGTCCCAATTTAAACTTGATTGATACTGGTATAAAAGAGGTTCGAATTGACGATGATTATACTAGCACATTAGGAATATCGTGGTACACCTCAGATGATACTTTCCGCTTTGAATTTCGCCCATCAAAATCGTATTCGCATAATACGAAAAGAACAATTCTGTCTCTTACATCTACGCTTTTTGACCCAATGGGGTTAATCAGCCCTCtaatcattaaatcaaaaaatttgctacagaaacttTGGATTTTAAAATGTGATTGGGATGAATCTGTGCCTCAAGAAATTGATAGTGCTTGGACTAATATTTTGGCTGATTACCATAATCTaccccaattaaaaatttctcgaTTCATTCGTTTAACCAATTTGATTGATCTTCAAGTACATGGATTTGGAGATGCCTCTACTAAAGCGTATGGTTGTTGTCTCTATTTCCGATGCATCGATTCATTCGGCAATGTTGTTACAAATCTGGTAGCTTCAAAATCTAGAGTTGTCCCACTAAAAACAAGATCTTTGCCCCG ACCAAAATCCTGCAGACTTAGTGTCACGAGGTTGCTCAGTTATCGAACTGGAGAATTCTAA